The nucleotide sequence TATCCGAAAACACTGGAAAATACCCCTTTTAAATGGATAAAATTCCTATAACTTAATTGAacacgtaaaatctaaaattcataaaaaaagaaagagactCACGTAGACAGATctatataaataatgtttgatGCAGATTGTTATtatccgacatgttgacaacggacggacggactaacGTTCagcggtataccataatacattttgtaaacagatgtacatgtacttatacaAACTGTGAGTCAACTAGCCTATTTTTAAGATGTGTGTGTTAGCTCTCTGGTTAGAAAAAAGTTCCACCTAATTCATTAAGATATTAATAACTTCTATTCAATATAAGTTTCACTGGGAAAAACATTTCTAACTAAAATCGTAGAAGTATTTTACTTCCATGCTAAAACCTTATATTACAGGCATCATAACTTACATGATCAACCAAAAGTCACACAAAAAATCCCCAAAAGGGGGTCTTGTAAATGAGTGTTTTACAGACAGACGTACCATTAGCATGTATAAACTATAATCAATGATACATACATGTGTGCAATTTCAGAGGTAATTATATGGATAGGCAATAATTAATGTGTCAATTGATCATATATTTTCATAGTCTGGtaagatacaatgtatatgtatatactgTGCACTGTTCTTTTTATCTACTTGATGTGAATGACCCCATGTGGTTAGCATCTTTATCTGTGGAATTATTGTTGACACAAGATAATTAATCCTTATTAAGATGTCACTGATTATAATATGTTAGAGaggaaatatatacaaaccatTAATATAGTATAACAAGAGGCTACGTTTTTCAAGTCCAGTCCTACATTTATAGTCCCTCCTCGTGAAAAAGAAGGGGGAAGACGGTtctgatcccaaaatcccgggcttaaaaacatgaaatcccgaggtcccgaatttaaaaaaaaaaatcccgacatcccgaactTCGGAAAGAGAATTCCCGGGTCCCCAAAGcgtaaatcccgaaatcccgagcttataAACACCCCGAAAAATGTCCTGCCGCCCCTCAAGACCATACAATTTCGAATAAAGCAAATCATTGTATTTATTTCTCGAGTAATAATAACACATAAGAATTCAGTGCTGATGAGTTTTAATGTACTATATTTTCAAGGATTTGAGGGATCACAGGACCTTATAATTATCCAATACCCACCCCTCCCCCGGTTGGATCTGCCTATACATTATGTTTAACACTTCCCACAGTTTTAACCCTTAAACCAAACCGTTTTAAATCTTGAAATAACCACACCGTTTAAATCTAGCAATAGCTAATACTTATTTCTTGAAGTGAAGAGGAAGTCCTCAACAAATTTGCCGAGCGGAGGTAagaggaatatatatattttttttgcgtAAAACTATTTTCACCTTTAAGGCTCATGTATATACCCACACAACCACCGGGTAACTGTTCCTTTCAATAAAGTAACAAGAATCGCAATGATTTGTAAATTGCAACTTACCTCATTGAAAATGCGTTGGTGAACAAGGAGTTCACAAAAACCCAATACATATCGATTTTTATTTTCCCGCCAACAATTATCTGCTTGCAAGTACAAAATAGGCGGTAACTTGTTACCCTACAAGAACAATAATCATAAAATTACTTCAGTATAGTATCTTACCACAGTTTTACCTTATAGACACATCGTTTTATAATAAACTTCTTATAATCACTCGTAATAATCCGTAAATGGCTCCCGAACAATTCATTAAAACTGTCAAAACTGTCGCAAAATGACCAAATCGTAAGGGTTTGTGAATGTGTGTGATCCTTAAGGGCTCGTTAGATAAGTTCGTGGATGTGAAACGGTGCATGATAACTTGGATTGTCCATAGATCAACTCAAACCATCTACAAAGTCAACTCGGATCAGCCTATTCAGACAAAGAGATGTTCtactttttaaatgattaaacGAGTGTCTACGAAGAAGACAATTCAGACTGTCAATGAAAATGCAGCGAGATTATTAATGATAATCatctatatataataaaaaagaattcaATTTATGGAAAAATTACGGATTTACATAAAACTTTTTGGGGGCACATTAACTCGATTTCAAAGGCAACAAGttaaaatggcaattgttatgccccacctacaatagtagaggggcatagtgttttctggtctgtgcatccgtaagcccgtccgtccgtccgttcgttcgttcgtgtactttggacacattcttgttatgttaAATATAACAACTAACCATTCAAAAAGCACAAAACTCTGTCAAATTATATGGCTAATCAGACGAACTTATTTGTTTTGGGTGTatagattaattatttttaacaaattaaaaagatatgTAGAAATGTGGATAACAGTAAAACTCGAAACCAattcaatacttaattgatatGGTGTGCCGCTTGGATTCTGTTATCTCATCCTTTACATAATACTTTCGATTCAAAAAATGTATTACTTTTCATATAATGCCTAGGATAAATGCAACTTTTTATTGGTATGATTTTGTGTGATGTGTTCATAGGAGTTCAAATCTGAGAATCAGCTATTCCTTATGTCATGTTTACCTACGGCGAGACTTTTTGATGTGAAAAAAATACAGGGCGTGTCATACAACAAGTAATTGGAACTCTTTTGACCTTATTTCCgattgttttcaaatatattcatatattttcaagCTGGAAATGTGACCAATTCAAGCGGCACGCGCTATCACTTTGTATATAGTATAGGGAGTGTTCATCACCACCCTCACCCCACCCGAGGTCACACATGTATTGCCTGATTATACGTTTAAATTGTGAAGTGTTTTACTTACCATAAGTTTTGAAATCTGGTGAAGAATTAGCATAAGGATATTCATGGTCAGGTTAGAGTCGTGCACATATTGGTTCCAGTCGAGAAAGGTGAAAAATTTATTTTGTCCATGAGCTAAAACTCCGGTGACATGTGTCGTTAGTTGATCAACTTTATTCACAGCCTGCAATAAAacgtgtcaataagacaactacatatatatgtaaggaccaaagtaaaagatatatacagatatagattcgttttaaattttttttttactatactaaagaaatataataaaaaataatttacaagaCATACTAAAAAGAGGAAGTCtgtaaaaaactgacaaaatcaaacgctgtGTACGGAACAAGTTAATTCAAAACACAATTGCCATATTCCTACATTTTTGTAGCTTGgtacataaattttaatttaaaaaaatggaggTACAATGTCGCGTATGACTGTATGGATCTGTCATTTAATTTACAGTTGTGGCGTGGTCGTAAATTCGCGAATAATTCCTCTCAAACTGCCGTCTAAAAACTTGCAATGAGATAAAAGCTTAGTATGATAAATTAATTGTACATAAAAAAATCGCTCTAAATGGAtagattgatttattgttggttgcttaacctCTAGTGTTCTTTAAAAGAAAACGTTTGCATGgtaaaagatacaaaataatgTCTGCATAATTCAAAAACAAATCATAATCCCCTCCCCTTTGAAGTTTAATGGTCGTTCTCTAATTTtggtgctattttcacatttcctgaccggtgtgagaaaaataaaattctcCTCACTattgaaaaatctgttctcggaaaatgattggttgaaaaGTTAATTGTGACGTTTTCTTCTTAATTCAATTGAATGTCTTATTTAAGTCTCACCCCTCAAcaagtacatgtaaataaatacatTGTAACTTGAACTAACACTAAATAAATTGAGAGCCATTATCAGAGACTATAACATGCTTAGATATAATACActaaacaatatgaaataaaatactatttacacATGTACATACGGAGAGTGAAATCACTTTATATAACAATATCCATTATTCAGATGACGATAGGTCATAAGTTGGAAATAAGTACCGACTGTATACCATagcaaaaaagaaattaaaaaacaaacaacggaAAAAACAAACAACTACCAAATAATTTAAAACACTACATGAAAAATACGGAAATGGGGGTTAGCAATACGAGCGCATTAAACAAAATCTTATCGCATGTGCtggaatatagaaaaaaaaagtaactgTAGGTCTGAATAAattacccatttttttttttattatttagagTTGTCGTCTTGCTGTATTCATACAATATTATATAGGCTTATTAAACAGTTGTTACAGTATAGCTAAAACAAATAGCAAAGAAACAATCACCACTGCTTAAGACGTAATCCCACTGAATGTGTGGATCGTAGCTTTTAAGTTATGCAATGTCCAGATAAAATGTTACAGAAGCTGCGCCCCGTGGTGAAAATTGCCGTAAAAGTAATGTATGTATACTAAGTATTCCGATCTATAACGAAAAATCTCACCCGCGATCACATCCTCAAAGCAAGAAAACACTTACATGTAATGCGATTAGCTCTCCAATTATAACATTTAGGAGGATTAATACGTTACTATTAACAGGATTATATTAAAGTCTGTTTTGTGAAAATTCGTAACTTGATAAACTTGTCTAAGTGGTTTTTTTATTAGATGTCCGCTCCTGACCCCATACTTTTGAAATTTATCATTTGATATCAGTCCTGTGACTGAAAACAAGCTCAGCGTATTTTAAAATATACAGTGCTAGGAAATTTCACCGTCACAGGCCGTAGGAAATTGTATATGGAAATAGGAAGGTACAAACATGTGCAGTTCCCAtgaaattttttttgtatatataaaaaaacaaaggaaaCATTTTAGTCTTGCTACCCACGTGTAACTAGCAAATCGATGTTTATCCTCAAGAATACCAGATTAacctttatttgatttattaggtTAATAAGGTCCACTAATTTTCCCTTATCTAAATATTAAAGCATACCCAAAGAAAAGTGATATATACTGTATGATCTGTCTGCATTGAATAtgttaaattcattaaaaaggaGTGAAAGATATAATCACAACAATAAATCATAataaaagaagatgcggtataattacaaaaaaggcatttctccgcaagagaccaaattacacagacattaaccactatatgtcaccatacggccttcaacaaaacaaatgttaatcaattcaaacgagaacactaacggcgtaacttatgtacaaaataaggatcgaacaaaataatatgtaaaacagcaacaaacgacaacgttaccactgaattacaggttcacGAATAGGGACAGGCAATTTTAGAATGTGACCGAACCAAGTATATATAAGCGAACGCCTTACACCCCTCTTTTTTCTGTAGAGTATACAttcggtttaaaaaaaaaacgccaaTAACTACCCAAATGTATCTTGAAGTCTTTGatcatgaatatttaaaacattttaattataataatatatgtgAACCTCTATATTTTtgaattaatcattttttttaaatttttttttaaagatatgaatatttcaaattgacTTACCTCTGAAACTGGGTTGCAGTTCTCTCTTATATTCGTCTTGACACCATTCAAAGTTTGAACAGATAACAACACGCTTAAACACAGAGCCGATAAAAAAATACAGCAGTCCATTATGTTCTAATTGGAAAGTAAGAAACACATGgtttaaaaatatacatgtaaaaaatgcGCACGTGTCTAGCAGGCGTGGCTTCGCAATGCGATTAAATATAACCAGTGGTGTGACATTGTAGCagtccactatttttttttctaaatcgagATCAAACGGTCATATTACGCAATAATGTCGGGTTCAGAGAGAtggaaaatcatgattgaaaACGGAAGACTTTGTGTAGAGGAAAATGGTAGATATTTTGAGGACATCGACAATGTTGGAACAACAAGAGAATTTGGAATTATCAAGGTGACTATATAAACATTTTAgtaatttacaattttatttggtCAATTGTGGATAAGAAAAGCCATCGGAAAAAAAACTACAAGCTCAACAAACTTGTATTGAaagcaaataaaaatattcaaatcaaaataatacataaaagtaAAGAGATACTTTTAAGTATAGAGTAGATAACTTTCTATTAAAAGTTGCATTTAACTTATATTAAGGACGTCACTAACACAATTagtgtactacatgtatactattgtttctTAACACATTGTTTTGGAGTTGTAAACATAGGAAACTCTAAAAATATAAACTGAAATAGTAAAACtgttttcttcttctgtattGAACATTGTTGAATTACATCTTCAAATGTTAGGGCAAGTACATTTAGATTTTGAATTCCTTGACATCATGTCAGTGTTATAAACAAAATCATTGATTGATCTTGTACATCTCTCTACATAAATATCTCAACTCTCGTTTTCAGAATgaagtttacttttattaatgttAATCCATCAATACGCTGCATATTCTTTATTACATTTACTCTTGTGAAGTAAcaactgttcattttattgtgGAACGGTCATACAattcacatttgtttttattttagacttaACACattatcaatcaatacatgtatattagtttTCGTCAATACAGAAATACGACTGTTGGCTTCATGTTCAATGTTTGTCAACGTTCACAAAAACAtgatgttttcttataatttaaggTTACATATGAATCTGGAAAAGCAAAAATGTATAGTTTGAAAAACTTATGCGAAGGTCTTGGTTTTGGGCCAGCTGTCAAGACTCGTTCAGGTTTTATGAAAATATGGAACTCCTTGAAAGGTGAGAAATGTATTTGAAATGTGTGTGTTGTTCTTGTATCATGAGTACATAGTATATGTATGAGTATTTGCTTCTCTtgcattcgtcacaactcggccgattccgtacctccaTCTAaagatagaaggagagtagcggtgACTCCGAGGATTGCCAACTGCTActcttgattttgacattttgtccgatattcggaatcctctagttttattcATGTAGtaccaataaaaaaaacactaccAACCCTtacttttttattcatatttttattaaatatagtTAAACTAGTCATTCATGAAAATCTTATacaattcttgttattttttcatagtgtttgaaagaaaaaaggtACCAATTTTAAATGTGTATGCATTCCAAGAGAGAATCATTTCccgcaaaattttcaattgattataTCTTAAAAACAAAGTCGCGGACCTATTATTTTTTCCTGCTTTTTAGCCTAGGTTCAGTTATTagtatactatcaatttataccAGTTGATCAAAAAGCTAGTTATTGTCAAAAAGAGAAGCGAATATCCTTAATCAAACTAAGGCCCTAGTTGCTGtcgtatatattttaaacattgaatttttggCGATGTCAAGAGgctgatattgtttttaaaaaaatgactacCATGAACAAACATTGATAATACCGTATTTCCATGACTAGTAATCCTCGCTCCAAACTCCGCTGGACCTCCTACGACACCCGCTGGTACTTGTAGTTAAATATTTGATTGTattcaacaaatttatttatgaACTGCATGTACGTGACGCTtgtataccaaatggtcaatattaatcatccgtgttatttgctctatgggatgtttgtaaaatttcaacggaggcaatgtCTTGGCATGATAATATCAATGAGCTTTTATTCGTATATTTGTCAAGTCTTTGTATGTGTTTTATTTCGTGATAGGAGGGGGgaaagaaaaaaaggtaaaagggGGTGGGTTATTGGCTGTCTTTGCCTACAACAATGTACTAGTGGGGTGCGTGTGAGTGCTTTTCTGTGTTTATTTGTCCAATTGGACTTGTCGTTTTTTTTACTGAAGAATATAACTGTAGCAAACAAGTTTTAACTATATAATTTTTTACAGCAAACGTAGACAATTATCAGCTACAGACATCTTCAACAGATAACATTGATCAGCCGGAGAACCAAGTTAATATGAATATTTCAGGTAGATGTGATTCTTTTAATACATATTTGATATTTACACACGCTTTCGTGAAATCAAGTTACTAAAGTAatccataaatatgataaaattcgGATTGAAAAACTCTTACCATAACcaatattattgcatagcaatataatatttcccacagaaagtaaccaaaagttatcgtgcaataaattctaatattgcactagtgcaataaatcatcaaaatttatgacgtcatcaacaacaaaatctgaATTATAAAAGGAAGTTTACCCACTCACCTTACCCAGTTGCTAGTATTAGTGGTTTTGAAGATCATccaaacaaaaattcaaacctCAGTGAATATTCTAACATAAGACgtagctttccaaaacagaatttgaaaaatgggaaaatagGGGGGCCAAAAACAGGCCTTATCGTACCAGAATTGCCAGTTTTCCTGCCACACCGACTTCTTGCAACAGAGATTGGTTTTGTTTCTGTTATAATTAAGAGGTCTTTTTACTATTCACTGAATCATAATATGGGTCATGTGGTCAATTTTATTCGTTGAACTTACATGAAGTTCTAAAGCATAAAACATGACGCGGACGTTATGATTTTGTTCGAGTATCCGGACAAAAATGATACAAGAAATTGGTATctgttgaagatttttttttttacaaaacatacaTTAAAATTAACATTATAACAATTGTGTTTGCAAAGTTCCATTCTATTGTTGTGACAAATACGAAACATCTAATTCAAGATAATGCCTTTTTTCTGTGAATAGATGTACCAGGAGGGGAGGATTTAACCAGCACCGACAACAACGTAAACACATTGCATAATGTGCAAAGAAAATCCTCGACGCCAATATCACCAGTCCAAAAGAAATTATTGTCACCAATGGACAGTTCTGAAGGTATTTTTTGATTCCTCCTTCTTGCAAACAATTGATCTGCTGCGTCGTAATACAAGTCATGTGAATTCGGCAAACAAAAATCAATAGATATGTATGCAAGTAATATAAAATCTATAATTGCACTTAATATATATGCTTTTACAATAAAACTGAAAGAGACCAAGAACAAGTtaaaaatgttaatgaaaattattaactatttgaataaaaacCATAATTACGATGCgaaaattttatgtatatttttcttttgcAACAGATGCATCGACAGTTGAAGATATTCTAGAACGTAGCGTGATTTCTTGCATTGAAGCGCACATAAATACAGAAGACGCTTCCGATAGCACACCAGTTACAGTGGAGCAGTCAATTTTGGACGATTATTTAATAGGTATGATATACCATCTTCATTCTCTTAATAGGCGCTACTCATGGTATGAAGTATAGAAACTTTTAATATTAACTTTTATACTGACTatatgttgaaggtcgtatggtgacttatatttgttaat is from Mytilus galloprovincialis chromosome 6, xbMytGall1.hap1.1, whole genome shotgun sequence and encodes:
- the LOC143081000 gene encoding uncharacterized protein LOC143081000; translated protein: MSGSERWKIMIENGRLCVEENGRYFEDIDNVGTTREFGIIKVTYESGKAKMYSLKNLCEGLGFGPAVKTRSGFMKIWNSLKANVDNYQLQTSSTDNIDQPENQVNMNISDVPGGEDLTSTDNNVNTLHNVQRKSSTPISPVQKKLLSPMDSSEDASTVEDILERSVISCIEAHINTEDASDSTPVTVEQSILDDYLIGDALKVHIQNLVIPADDRCFRNLDTKHAHCLKQFYENQQMCHTILIGNIVGDVTTDKGNLSKFLQEPGKENRQVLLI